In Actinomyces radicidentis, one genomic interval encodes:
- a CDS encoding DUF2382 domain-containing protein, which translates to MTTNERFDTILDSTVIDQDGDKIGKVGQLFLDDQTGEPTWVTVSTGLFGTKETFVPLQGASIAGDEIRVPYEKGFVKDAPNVDVDEHLSTVQEDELYRYYNLGGTTTGYAGTERTAGTDRAAAGHVDEGRTAEYADRDRAARTDAADGSVVAHEERLNVGTEQRETGKVRLRKYVVTETQSVEVPVQREELRVEREPINERVTGDDVIGEDVSDGETITLHEEVPVVSKETVATERVSVGKETVQDTETVQAEVAKEQVEVEGDESLRNGQHR; encoded by the coding sequence ATGACCACGAACGAGCGTTTCGACACCATCCTCGACTCCACCGTCATCGACCAGGACGGCGACAAGATCGGCAAGGTCGGCCAGCTGTTCCTCGACGACCAGACCGGTGAGCCCACGTGGGTCACCGTCTCCACCGGTCTGTTCGGCACCAAGGAGACCTTCGTCCCGCTCCAGGGAGCCAGCATCGCCGGAGACGAGATCCGCGTCCCCTACGAGAAGGGCTTCGTCAAGGACGCCCCCAACGTGGACGTCGACGAGCACCTCTCCACCGTCCAGGAGGACGAGCTCTACCGCTACTACAACCTCGGCGGCACCACCACCGGCTACGCCGGCACCGAGCGCACCGCGGGCACCGACCGCGCCGCCGCCGGCCACGTCGACGAGGGCCGCACCGCCGAGTACGCGGACCGCGACCGCGCCGCCCGCACCGACGCCGCCGACGGCTCCGTCGTCGCCCACGAGGAGCGCCTCAACGTCGGCACCGAGCAGCGCGAGACCGGCAAGGTCCGCCTGCGCAAGTACGTCGTGACCGAGACCCAGTCCGTCGAGGTCCCCGTCCAGCGCGAGGAGCTGCGCGTCGAGCGCGAGCCCATCAACGAGCGCGTCACCGGTGACGACGTCATCGGCGAGGACGTCTCCGACGGCGAGACCATCACCCTCCACGAGGAGGTCCCGGTCGTCTCCAAGGAGACCGTCGCCACCGAGCGCGTCTCGGTCGGCAAGGAGACCGTCCAGGACACCGAGACCGTCCAGGCCGAGGTCGCCAAGGAGCAGGTCGAGGTCGAGGGCGACGAGTCCCTCCGCAACGGCCAGCACCGCTGA
- a CDS encoding ABC transporter substrate-binding protein has product MTTTPDVSRRSLLAGGATAGALALLAACSSGTAAKSAASASTSAGTGGSGLVIGLTYTPTVQFAPFYMALAGGKYASSVSLRHHGAQEGQFDALLAGTEQLVVAGADEAAVAASNGNGLVAVGGFYQAYPGCVIVPESSDITTLADLKGRTIGTPGRTGETWYTLEVALKTAGLTEDDVTIQEIGFTQQAALAGGKVDAIVGYSNNDAVQIAQNGTKVRTIAAAADVPLVGASLVTTRDYLAAHREELADAVTASAAGMALFVDDPDGAVTATKKYVTDLADSTQAANAREVALATGKLIRPEDSTVVGSLRSEEVGAMITFLGGQGLLGSTSLTADDVCDPLLSA; this is encoded by the coding sequence ATGACCACCACCCCCGACGTCTCCCGCCGTTCCCTCCTCGCCGGAGGAGCCACCGCCGGAGCGCTCGCCCTCCTCGCCGCCTGCTCGTCGGGCACCGCCGCCAAGTCGGCCGCGAGCGCCTCCACGTCCGCCGGCACCGGCGGCTCCGGCCTCGTCATCGGCCTCACGTACACGCCCACCGTCCAGTTCGCCCCCTTCTACATGGCGCTGGCCGGCGGCAAGTACGCCTCCAGCGTGAGCCTGCGCCACCACGGCGCCCAGGAGGGCCAGTTCGACGCGCTCCTCGCCGGCACCGAGCAGCTCGTCGTCGCCGGCGCGGACGAAGCCGCCGTCGCAGCCTCCAACGGCAATGGACTCGTCGCCGTCGGAGGCTTCTACCAGGCCTACCCCGGCTGCGTCATCGTCCCCGAGAGCTCCGACATCACCACCCTCGCCGACCTCAAGGGCCGCACCATCGGCACCCCCGGCAGGACCGGCGAGACCTGGTACACGCTCGAGGTCGCGCTCAAGACCGCCGGGCTCACCGAGGACGACGTCACCATCCAGGAGATCGGCTTCACTCAGCAGGCCGCCCTCGCCGGCGGCAAGGTCGACGCCATCGTCGGCTACTCCAACAACGACGCCGTCCAGATCGCGCAGAACGGCACGAAGGTCCGCACCATCGCCGCCGCCGCTGACGTCCCGCTCGTCGGCGCCTCGCTCGTCACCACGAGGGACTACCTCGCCGCCCACCGCGAGGAGCTCGCCGACGCGGTCACCGCCTCCGCCGCCGGGATGGCGCTGTTCGTCGACGACCCCGACGGCGCCGTCACCGCCACGAAGAAGTACGTGACCGACCTCGCCGACTCGACGCAGGCGGCCAACGCCCGCGAGGTCGCCCTCGCCACCGGGAAGCTCATCCGGCCCGAGGACTCGACGGTCGTCGGCTCCCTGCGCAGCGAGGAGGTCGGCGCCATGATCACCTTCCTGGGCGGCCAGGGGCTGCTCGGCTCGACCTCGCTCACCGCCGACGACGTCTGCGACCCGCTGCTGAGTGCGTGA
- a CDS encoding phosphoribosyl-ATP diphosphatase — MKTFEDLFSELSTKAAERPAGSGTVEELDKGVHFIGKKLVEEAAESWMACEHESDAAACEEISQLLYHAQVMMIAKGYSLEDVYKYL; from the coding sequence ATGAAGACCTTCGAGGACCTTTTCTCCGAGCTCAGCACCAAGGCCGCGGAGCGCCCCGCCGGCTCCGGCACCGTCGAGGAGCTCGACAAGGGCGTTCACTTCATCGGCAAGAAGCTCGTCGAGGAGGCGGCCGAGTCCTGGATGGCCTGCGAGCACGAGTCCGACGCCGCCGCCTGCGAGGAGATCAGCCAGCTGCTCTACCACGCCCAGGTCATGATGATCGCCAAGGGCTACAGCCTCGAGGACGTCTACAAGTACCTGTGA
- the hisG gene encoding ATP phosphoribosyltransferase: MLRIAVPNKGSLSEPATTMLKEAGYRTRRTGRELVLVDEADDVELFFLRPRDIAVYVGQGTVHAGITGRDLLLDSGVDAVEHLPLGFARSTFRFAAPAGTMSTLDDVEGKRVATSYDVLVRSYLESQGVHTETVHLDGAVESSVQLGVADLIADVVETGTTLRAAGLETFGEPILASEAVLITTEQYRDEPALATLVRRLEGVLRARSYVLVDYDIPMNDLDVATAITPGLESPTVSPLQNPDWVAVRAMVPRKDVNRVMDELYEVGARAILVTALVACRL, from the coding sequence ATGCTGCGCATCGCCGTCCCGAACAAGGGCTCACTGTCCGAGCCCGCCACCACCATGCTCAAGGAGGCCGGCTACCGCACCCGCCGCACCGGCCGCGAGCTCGTCCTGGTCGACGAGGCCGACGACGTCGAGCTCTTCTTCCTGCGCCCCCGCGACATCGCCGTCTACGTCGGGCAGGGCACCGTCCACGCCGGCATCACCGGCCGCGACCTCCTCCTGGACTCCGGTGTCGACGCCGTCGAGCACCTGCCCCTCGGCTTCGCACGCTCCACCTTCCGCTTCGCCGCCCCGGCCGGGACGATGAGCACCCTCGACGACGTCGAGGGCAAGCGCGTCGCCACGTCCTACGACGTGCTCGTGCGCTCCTACCTGGAGTCCCAGGGCGTGCACACCGAGACCGTCCACCTCGACGGCGCCGTCGAGTCCTCCGTCCAGCTCGGGGTCGCGGACCTCATCGCCGACGTCGTCGAGACCGGCACGACGCTGCGCGCCGCGGGGCTGGAGACCTTCGGCGAGCCGATCCTCGCCAGCGAGGCCGTCCTCATCACCACTGAGCAGTACCGCGACGAGCCCGCCCTCGCGACGCTCGTGCGCCGCCTCGAGGGCGTCCTGCGGGCCCGCTCCTACGTGCTCGTCGACTACGACATCCCGATGAACGACCTCGACGTCGCCACGGCGATTACCCCCGGGCTGGAGTCCCCGACGGTCTCGCCGCTGCAGAACCCCGACTGGGTCGCGGTGCGCGCCATGGTGCCCCGCAAGGACGTCAACCGGGTCATGGACGAGCTCTACGAGGTCGGTGCCCGCGCCATCCTCGTGACGGCGCTCGTCGCCTGCCGCCTCTGA
- a CDS encoding ABC transporter permease, which produces MVWWAVTASGAVPAVFLPGPLDVARRLVLGITQGGLLPYAWVTLREAVLGCLLAAALALPLAWALYRWQLFSRTVLPYVAASQAVPAIAMAPLLVLWIGYGTLPVVILCAFMVFFPITVTVLLGLRGLDADVLDAARLDGASGLALVRYMELPMALPGILSGLRTGFTLSVTGAVVGEMTMGGEGLGMVLSHQRDAVDTTGLFATIVLLCLMAMTIHWCLHELERRSRVVDAMRGRRAT; this is translated from the coding sequence ATGGTGTGGTGGGCCGTCACCGCCTCCGGCGCCGTCCCCGCCGTCTTCCTGCCCGGGCCCCTCGACGTCGCCCGCCGCCTCGTCCTCGGCATCACCCAGGGCGGGCTCCTGCCCTACGCCTGGGTGACCCTGCGCGAGGCCGTCCTCGGCTGCCTCCTCGCGGCCGCCCTCGCCCTGCCCCTGGCCTGGGCGCTGTACCGCTGGCAGCTCTTCTCCCGCACCGTCCTGCCCTACGTCGCCGCCTCCCAGGCCGTCCCCGCCATCGCCATGGCGCCCCTGCTGGTCCTGTGGATCGGCTACGGCACGCTCCCGGTCGTCATCCTGTGCGCCTTCATGGTGTTCTTCCCCATCACCGTCACGGTCCTGCTCGGCCTGCGCGGCCTGGACGCCGACGTCCTCGACGCCGCCCGGCTCGACGGCGCCTCCGGGCTCGCGCTCGTGCGCTACATGGAGCTGCCGATGGCCCTGCCCGGGATCCTCTCCGGCCTGCGCACCGGCTTCACTTTGTCCGTCACCGGCGCCGTCGTCGGCGAGATGACGATGGGAGGGGAGGGCCTGGGCATGGTCCTGTCCCACCAGCGCGACGCCGTCGACACCACCGGCCTCTTCGCGACGATCGTCCTGCTGTGCCTCATGGCGATGACGATCCACTGGTGCTTGCACGAGCTCGAGCGCCGCAGCCGCGTCGTCGACGCCATGCGCGGGCGCCGCGCCACCTGA